A genome region from Vulpes lagopus strain Blue_001 chromosome 7, ASM1834538v1, whole genome shotgun sequence includes the following:
- the LOC121494532 gene encoding SNRPN upstream reading frame protein-like, which produces MEQARDRLHLRYTTGQHVPEVEVQVKRRRTASLSNQECHLYPKRFQQQPVPVVDFQVN; this is translated from the coding sequence ATGGAGCAGGCCAGGGATCGCTTACACCTGAGATATACTACAGGACAGCACGTACCAGAGGTGGAAGTCCAAGTCAAACGCAGAAGGACAGCCTCACTGAGCAACCAAGAGTGTCATCTGTACCCGAAGCGATTTCAGCAGCAGCCAGTACCTGTGGTGGATTTCCAGGTGAACTGA